Below is a genomic region from Pseudomonas sp. JQ170C.
GCTGGGCCAGGGCCGAGAGCTCGCGCAGGCTGACCTTGTCGACACGCATCGGCTCGGGCTCATCGCCTTCCAGACGCTCTTCATACAGGTCGGAGGCCAGTACCACCTGGATCTTCTGGCTCATGTAGCCCGGCGACAGGGAAAGCTCCGTCAGGTGCTCCAGTTGGCGGGCGCCAAAACCGGCTTCTTCCTTGAGCTCGCGGTCGGCGGCAGCCAGTACATCCTCACCCGGCTCGATCAGGCCCTTGGGCAGTGACAGCTCGTACTCGTCGGTCCCGCCGCAGTACTCTTCGACCAGCACCGCATGTTCACTGTCGAGCATCGCCACGATCATCACTGCACCATACCCGTTACCGCGCCCCACCAGCCGCTCATAGGTGCGCTCGTTGCCATTGGCAAAGCGCAATTGCACAGCCTCGACCCGGAACAGGCGGCTGCTGGCGACAATCTCGCGAGAGAGAACGGTGGGTTTCTGGCGCATGGGGCGGCTCCTTGGCGTGAACGGGTTACTATACCGTGGCTTGCCCGGCCACCGCTGCCCTGACTGTCCGAGAATTTCATATGCCCGTTTTAGCCTGGTCCACCATCGACACCGTACTGCTGGACATGGACGGCACCCTGCTGGACCTGCATTTCGACAACCACTTCTGGCTCGAACACCTGCCCCAGCGCTACGCCGACCTGCACGGCATCAGCCGAGCCATGGCCGAGCTTGAAATGCAGCCGTTGTTCGAGCAGCACGCGGGCTCCCTGAACTGGTACTGCCTGGACTTCTGGAGCCGCGAGCTGAACCTGTCGGTGCGGGACCTGAAGCTGGAAACCGCTCATCTGATCGCCTTGCGCCCGGACGCCGACACCTTTTTGCAGGCGATCAAACAGGCCGGCAAGCGGGTGATCCTGATCACCAATGCGCACCGCGATTCGTTGTCGTTGAAATTGGAGAGGGTTGAGCTGGCGCCCTACTTCGAGCGCCTGATCAGCTCCCACGATTACGGGTACCCCAAGGAAAACCCGCAGTTCTGGGACGCCTTGCAAGCGGATATCGACTTTGAGCCGAGCCGCAGTCTGTTTATCGACGACACCCTGTCGATTCTGCGCAGTGCCCGCGACTTCGGCGTGGCGCACCTGCTTGCGGTGCGCCAGCCAGACAGCCGCAAAGGGCCGCGTGATACCGAAGAGTTCGCCGCCGTGGAGGACTACCGGACGCTGCTCGAGGGGCTTTGATACTTACTCGGGAATACGCAGGCTCTGGCCCGGGTAGATCTTGTCCGGGTGCTTGAGCATCGGTTTGTTGGCTTCAAAGATCTTGTTGTACAGGTTGGCATTGCCATACACGGCCAGTGAAATCGCGCTCAGGGTGTCGCCTTTCTTGACTACCACAAAGCGCGCTGCGGCCACGACCGGGCCGGTCACGGTGATCTGGTCGTCGACTTCAGCGACACCGGCAATGTTGCCCAGCGCCAGGAGGATCTTTTCTTTCTCTTCCTGGCTGGCCACCTCGCCGGTCACCGTCACCTTGTCGCCATCGACCGTGGCCTTGATGTTCGGATTCCCGAGGCCAACCGCTTCCACATGCTTTTGCAATTGCTCACTGGCATTGGCATTACCCGGTGTCAGCAGGTCGATGATTTTCTCACCGGCCTCTTTGATGAAACTGAAAATGCTCATACCGCTCTCCTTGGTGATGAATCTCGGAGCCTGCAGTCTAGGACAGGTTAGAATGCTTCGCCTGCTTTGCGCCGTGGACCGACGATGGACATCAAACAGCTCAAATTCCTCATCGCGCTTGATGAAACCCGACACTTCGGCCAGGCCGCAGCCCGTTGCCACGTGACCCAACCGACGCTGTCGATGCGCCTGCGCAACCTGGAACAGGAACTCGACCTGGCCCTGGTCAACCGTGGCCAGCGCTTTGAAGGCTTTACCGCCCAGGGCGAGCGTGTGCTGGCCTGGGCCCGCTCGGTGATGGCGGCCTACGACGGCCTGCACGCCGAAGCCGCTGCCTGCCGCGGCCACCTGGTCGGCAACCTGCGAATGGGCGTGGTGCCGTTGTCGAGCTTTGATCCGCTGCCGTTGCTGCAACGCCTGCATGAGCGTCATCCGGAGCTGAACTTCGAGCTCAGCGCCCTGAGCTCCGAGCAGATCCTGGAGCAGCTCACCAGCAATCGACTGGACCTGGGCGTGTCTTACCTGGAGCGCCTGGACAACGAGCGTTTCCTGTCCCTGCCCCTTGGCGAGACACGCATGGGCCTGCTGTATGACCCAGATCACTTTCAGTTCGACGATCAGCCCTTAAGCTGGCAAGCACTGACCGAACTGCCGCTGGGCCTGCTCACCGCCGGCATGCACTTTCGCCAGTCGATCGACCACAACTTCAACAGCCGGGGCCTGGAACCACGGCTGTTGCTGCAGACCGACGCCGTCCATCAGTTGGTGCAGTCGGTAAAAGGCGGCCTGTGCTGCGCGATCATGCCGCTGGCTGCAGGCCTTGAAGTGCTGACCGAACGGCTGCGCCTGCAACCCATCGAACAGGCCAGCACCCTCGCGCCACTGGGCCTGATCATGCGCCGCACGGCGCCGCGCTCGGCATTGGCCGAAGCATGCCTGGCCGAATTCCAGGCCCTGCACAGCGGTGCGTGATCGACGCCATCTATCAAGGCATCAGCATTAGCGATTAGACGATACCCGAGCGCAAGCCTAGGCTTAAACCAGACCTGCCGCCGGTATCTCCAATGACCACAAAACCTCCGGCCTGCGCCGCGTCCGCCTCCCTGACTGCGCCCGCGGCCAGCAACCGCTACGACTATATCCACCTGACCGATGACAGCCAGGCCAGCACCGCGCTGGCCGAAGAAGTCGCCCTGGCCATTGCCTATAACGGCATCAACCAGGCGGTGATGCTGGTCAGCCCGACCGACCTTGAAGACTTCATCGTCGGCTTCAGCATCGGCAGCGGCATCATTGCCTCCCCCGACGACATTTATGACGTGAAGCTCAGCGGCCGGGGTTCGGCCATAAGCGCAGAGGTGGAAATCGCCAGTCGCGCGTTCTGGAACCTGAAGAACCAGCGCCGCCAATTGGCCGGTACCAGTGGCTGCGGCCTGTGCGGGGTGGAAGCCCTTGAGCAGGCCTTGCCGGAGTTGAATGTCTTGCCCGGGGCGCCGCTGCCCCCGGCACACTGGCTCGACGGCCTGCGCCAGCGCATCGACGCTTTCACGCCCCTTGGCCAGCACTGCGGTGCGGTGCATGCGGCGCTGTTCATGAACGATCAGGGCGAATTGCTGATGGGCCGCGAAGACATCGGCCGGCACAACGCCCTGGACAAGCTGATCGGCGCCCTGCTGCGCCAGCACCTGCGCCTGGACGGCGGCCTTGCCATCGTCACCAGCCGCTGCAGCCTGGAGCTCATCCAGAAAGTCCTGCGTGCCGGCATCCAGACCCTGGTCAGCCTCTCATCGCCCACCGGCCTTGCCCTGCAATGGGCCCGCCGGCACAACCTCAACCTGATCCATCTGCCTAAACACAGTGCGCCACGGGTGTTCAGTCCCGTGCGGGAGAACCGATCTTGAGCCTGCATCACCAAGCCGACCAGAAGCCTGTCCCGCGCTACAAACCCTACAACGGTGCCGCCGGCGGCTGGGGTGCCCTGCGCAGCGTCGCCCAGGCCTGGATCGGTAGCGACAACGCGCTCAAGAACATCCGCGCCCTGCTCAAGACCAACCAGAACGGCGGCTTCGACTGCCCGGGCTGCGCCTGGGGCGACTCGCCGGAAAGCGGCATGGTCAAGTTCTGCGAGAACGGCGCCAAGGCGGTGAACTGGGAAGCCACCAAGCGCCGTGTCGACGCGGCATTCTTCGCCCGCCACAGCGTGACCTCGCTGCTGGCCCAGAGCGACTACTGGCTCGAATACCAGGGGCGGCTGACCGAACCGATGGTCTATGACGCCGACACCGACCGCTATCGGCCCATCGACTGGGATGGGGCCTTCGCCCTGATCGCCAAGCACCTGCACAACCTTGCCAGCCCCGACCAGGCGGAGTTCTACACCTCCGGTCGCGCCAGCAATGAGGCGGCGTACCTGTACCAGTTGTTCGTCCGCGCCTTTGGCACCAACAACTTCCCCGACTGCTCGAACATGTGCCACGAGGCCAGCGGCGTTGCCTTGGGCCAGAGTGTCGGGGTCGGCAAAGGCACCGTGACGTTCGATGACTTTGAACACGCCGAGGCCATTTTCGTCTGGGGCCAGAACCCTGGCACCAACCACCCGCGCATGCTCGAACCACTGCGCGAGGCGGTAAAACGTGGCGCCCAGGTGGTGTGTATCAACCCGCTCAAGGAGCGTGGCCTGGAGCGCTTCCAGCATCCTCAACACCCGCTGGAGATGCTCACCAACGGCGACCGCCCCACCAACACCGCGTACTTCCGCCCGGCCCTGGGTGGCGACATGGCGGTGCTGCGCGGCATGGCCAAGTTCCTCTTGCAGTGGGAGCGCGAAGCCCAGGCCAGCAACGCGCCGGCGGTCTTTGATCACGACTTCCTCAACCAGCACACCCAGGGTGTGGACGCCTACCTGGCGGCCGTTGACGCAACGCCGTGGGATCAGATCGAAAGCCAGTCGGGCCTCAGCCTTGCCGAGATCGAGCAGGCTGCGCGCATGTACTGCAAGGCCAGCAAAGTCATCATGTGCTGGGCCATGGGCATCACCCAGCACCGGCATTCGGTAGCGACCATCCAGGAAATCGCCAACCTGATGCTGCTGCGCGGCAACCTTGGCGCACCCGGCGCCGGCCTGTGCCCCGTGCGTGGCCACAGCAACGTCCAGGGCGACCGGACCATGGGCATCAACGAACGCCCGCCAGTGGCCCTGCTCGATGCCCTGGAGCGCCGCTTCGACTTCAAGGTGCCACGCCACAATG
It encodes:
- the nudE gene encoding ADP compounds hydrolase NudE translates to MRQKPTVLSREIVASSRLFRVEAVQLRFANGNERTYERLVGRGNGYGAVMIVAMLDSEHAVLVEEYCGGTDEYELSLPKGLIEPGEDVLAAADRELKEEAGFGARQLEHLTELSLSPGYMSQKIQVVLASDLYEERLEGDEPEPMRVDKVSLRELSALAQHPQFSEGRALAALYLVRDLLTQRGVFGA
- the yrfG gene encoding GMP/IMP nucleotidase, with product MPVLAWSTIDTVLLDMDGTLLDLHFDNHFWLEHLPQRYADLHGISRAMAELEMQPLFEQHAGSLNWYCLDFWSRELNLSVRDLKLETAHLIALRPDADTFLQAIKQAGKRVILITNAHRDSLSLKLERVELAPYFERLISSHDYGYPKENPQFWDALQADIDFEPSRSLFIDDTLSILRSARDFGVAHLLAVRQPDSRKGPRDTEEFAAVEDYRTLLEGL
- the lysM gene encoding peptidoglycan-binding protein LysM produces the protein MSIFSFIKEAGEKIIDLLTPGNANASEQLQKHVEAVGLGNPNIKATVDGDKVTVTGEVASQEEKEKILLALGNIAGVAEVDDQITVTGPVVAAARFVVVKKGDTLSAISLAVYGNANLYNKIFEANKPMLKHPDKIYPGQSLRIPE
- a CDS encoding LysR family transcriptional regulator — its product is MDIKQLKFLIALDETRHFGQAAARCHVTQPTLSMRLRNLEQELDLALVNRGQRFEGFTAQGERVLAWARSVMAAYDGLHAEAAACRGHLVGNLRMGVVPLSSFDPLPLLQRLHERHPELNFELSALSSEQILEQLTSNRLDLGVSYLERLDNERFLSLPLGETRMGLLYDPDHFQFDDQPLSWQALTELPLGLLTAGMHFRQSIDHNFNSRGLEPRLLLQTDAVHQLVQSVKGGLCCAIMPLAAGLEVLTERLRLQPIEQASTLAPLGLIMRRTAPRSALAEACLAEFQALHSGA
- the fdhD gene encoding formate dehydrogenase accessory sulfurtransferase FdhD; amino-acid sequence: MTTKPPACAASASLTAPAASNRYDYIHLTDDSQASTALAEEVALAIAYNGINQAVMLVSPTDLEDFIVGFSIGSGIIASPDDIYDVKLSGRGSAISAEVEIASRAFWNLKNQRRQLAGTSGCGLCGVEALEQALPELNVLPGAPLPPAHWLDGLRQRIDAFTPLGQHCGAVHAALFMNDQGELLMGREDIGRHNALDKLIGALLRQHLRLDGGLAIVTSRCSLELIQKVLRAGIQTLVSLSSPTGLALQWARRHNLNLIHLPKHSAPRVFSPVRENRS
- a CDS encoding FdhF/YdeP family oxidoreductase; its protein translation is MSLHHQADQKPVPRYKPYNGAAGGWGALRSVAQAWIGSDNALKNIRALLKTNQNGGFDCPGCAWGDSPESGMVKFCENGAKAVNWEATKRRVDAAFFARHSVTSLLAQSDYWLEYQGRLTEPMVYDADTDRYRPIDWDGAFALIAKHLHNLASPDQAEFYTSGRASNEAAYLYQLFVRAFGTNNFPDCSNMCHEASGVALGQSVGVGKGTVTFDDFEHAEAIFVWGQNPGTNHPRMLEPLREAVKRGAQVVCINPLKERGLERFQHPQHPLEMLTNGDRPTNTAYFRPALGGDMAVLRGMAKFLLQWEREAQASNAPAVFDHDFLNQHTQGVDAYLAAVDATPWDQIESQSGLSLAEIEQAARMYCKASKVIMCWAMGITQHRHSVATIQEIANLMLLRGNLGAPGAGLCPVRGHSNVQGDRTMGINERPPVALLDALERRFDFKVPRHNGHNTVEAIGAMLAGQAKVFIGLGGNFAQATPDTERTAQALRSCELTVQISTKLNRSHLVHGKQALILPCLGRTDIDQQSEGPQAVTVEDSFSMVHASNGQLQPLSRQMRSEPAVIAGIASATLGTAPVDWNWLVADYGRIRDLISDTIPGFDNFNQRLEHPGGFYLGNSAGQRQWKTASGLANFKANGLPDDLLHERVRATGQIPDLIMQSMRSHDQYNTTIYGLDDRYRGVKGQRNVLFANEADIIRLGFHPGQKADIVSLWSDGRERRVKGFTLLAFDIPAGQAAAYYPEVNPLVPLESVGDGSHTPTSKFVAIKLEAASDNARIL